CGCCCTGCGGCTGACGGGCGCTTTAGAGGCCGCCGCAGATATCAATCGTAGACTCAGTGTCCCGATCTGTCTCATGCACATGCAGGGCGAGCCGGGCACGATGCAGCAGCAGCCCGACTATAGCGATGTCGTTCAAGAAGTTAGCGTCTTTCTGGCTGAGCGTGTGCAGGCCTGTGTCCGGCACGGCATCCCCAGGGAACGCCTGGTGGTGGACCCGGGTTTTGGATTTGGCAAGCGACTGGAGCATAATTTAAGCCTGCTGAAGCGCCTCGATGAACTGGGGAAATTGGGACTGCCCATCATGGTGGGGTTGTCGCGCAAGAGCATGATAGGGGCGGTACTGGATCGCCCGGTGACTCAGCGCCTCTATGGCAGCCTCGCCGCCGCCGTGCTGGCCGTCGCACAAGGAGCGGTGCTGGTCAGGGTGCACGACGTGCGCGCCACGGTCGAGGCGCTTAAAATATATGAAGCCGTCAAACAAAGCCCATAAGGAACATGCCGTGCAAAAAAAATATTTCGGTACCGATGGCATCCGTGGCAGGGTAGGAATAGCACCGATCAATGCCGAGTTCGTACTCAAGCTCGGCTGGGCGGTGGGTCGCGTGCTGGGCAGCGAGGGCAACGGCAGCAAGGTGTTGATCGGCAAGGACACCCGCATCTCCGGCTACATGTTTGAATCGGTACTGGAGGCGGGGCTGTGTGCAGCCGGCGTAGATATCCGTCTGTTAGGACCCATGCCTACCCCCGCCATCGCCTACCTCACCCGCACCCTGCACGCACAGGCCGGCATCGTCATCAGCGCCTCGCACAACCCTCACTACGACAATGGCATTAAATTTTTTTCCGCGCGCGGCGCCAAGCTCCCCGACGACGTCGAGCTTGCCATCGAGGCGGAGCTTGAAAAGCCCATGCAGACCGTGGACTCGGCGCTGCTCGGTAAGGCTGAACGCATGCCCGATGCCGGAGGGCGCTATATCGAATTTTGCAAGAGCACCATCCCGCGCAGCATAGACCTGCGCGGCATGAAGATCGTGGTGGATTGCGCCCACGGCGCCACCTATAACATCGCCCCTCGCGTTTTTGAGGAAATGGGAGCGGATGTCTACAAGATCGGCGCCCAGCCCGATGGCCTCAATATCAATGAACAGTGCGGCTCCACGTACCCGGAGGCGCTGTGCGCCGAGGTGCTGGCGCGGGGCGCAGAACTCGGCATCGCCCTGGACGGCGACGGTGATCGCGTCATCATGGTGGATCATCAGGGCGAAATCGTGGACGGCGATGAACTGCTGTTCATCATCGCGCAATCAAGGCGCGGGCATGCAGGGCACTCCAACGTGGTGGTCGGCACGCACATGAGCAATCTCGGCCTCGAGCATGCCTTGCAACAACTGGGCATCGAACTCAAGCGCGCCGCAGTGGGCGACCGTTACGTGCTCGACATGCTCCAGCAAGGCGGCTGGACGCTGGGCGGCGAATCCTCCGGCCACATCATCTGCCTGGATCGCACCACCACCGGTGACGGTATCGTCTCCGCCCTGCAGGTCATCGCCGCCATGATCAACTCCGGCCGCACCCTGAGCGAGTTGAAAGCGGGCATGACGAAATATCCCCAGCGCATGATCAACGTACCGCTCGAACCCCGTTGCAAGCCCATGAAATCCAAATTGCTGCAAGATGCGGTGCGTGAGGCCGAGGCGCAACTCGCGGGGCGGGGTAGGGTACTGCTGCGTCCCTCCGGCACCGAGCCGCTGCTTCGCGTCATGGTCGAAGGTCGAGACGAAGAGCAAGTTGAAGCACTCGTCCACTACCTTGCCGGAATAGTCATCCAGGCAGCGTCCGATACTTCTGATCTCAGAGCCCTGTAAGTCAAGGTGCGGGGCGCTTCATGCACCCTTAAGATGCTAAAAAGTAAATACGCCAGACATCTTGACCAACTTAACCAAATTGATATACTGGTGTTAACTAACCTTGGTTAAGGAGTGCGCCATGAAACAACTGAACATCTACGACGCCAAGACGCAGCTTTCTCGCTTAGTGGATGAGGCCAGCAAGGGCAAGACGTTTGTGATTGCCAAATCAGGCACGCCGCTGGCGAAGCTGACACCGCTCAATGAAGGCAGGCGCGGCAAAATCAAGTTCGGTCTTATGAAAGGCGAGATCATCATGGCCGATGACTTCGATGCTGCATTACCCGCCGATATCATCGAGTCGTTTGAGTGTGGCTAAGCGATGAGGGTCCTGCTCGATACCAGTGTCCTGATTCTGGCAATGAACGACGATCCGAAATTGTCCGATGCCGCACGGTCTGAAATTCAACAGGCCGCTATCGTCTATGTCAGCGCCGCTTCGATATGGGAAATCGGCATCAAGGCGGGAATCGGTAAACTGAAAATCAATCTCGACCGGCTTATCCCCTGCTTGCAGGAAGCCGGATTTGAACAACTAACCGTGACGTGGGAACACGCCAAAGCAGTGAGTGACTTGCCCGAATACCACAAAGATCCCTTCGATCGGATGCTGATCGCCCAGGCCCAGACAGAGCCGCTGCGGCTGCTGACGCATGACAAAACTCTGTTGCAGTACAGCGACCTGGTGACCCTCATTCCGCCGCATCGAGCACCTTAGCCAGGCCCAGCTTGCTGCGCACTCGCAGTTTCTTGAATACCCGGTACAGATGATTGCGTGCCGTGGACTCGGCGATGCCCAGCGCCTGGGCGATTTCTCGATAGGTCTCACCCCGTCCATAGCGGGTGGCGACCGCCTTCTCCCGCTCACCCAGACGGTCCGCTGCCGTCAGGGCGCGGGCCTTCAGCAGTATCATGTCGCCCAAGGCGCTGGCGTATAGCACGGCCTTCTTGCCGACAAAACCATCGGGACTCCCGACAGTCCCGACCAGCGCCGACGGCAGTCGGGCGCCGCGCCAATCGGGCCATTCCTTTCGGACCACCTCGTAGAAACCGGCCTCGGCGTCGAACAGGATGCCGCTGTCGTTAGCCAGACCCAGAGCGCAGTTTTGGCCGCCTTGTGGCTGTCGCTGGCGCAAGAAGAACAGCCGGTTGATACGACGGGATTCGACCAAATGAGGCATCAGGCTTTCTTTAAGCTGACGCTCCCGCTCGCTGAAGGGCCGCTTCGGGTTCCGGCGCCAGAGGGAGATCACTTCATACAAACTGGATACTGGGTCGGGGAGAACAGTACACAGGACCTGCTCAATGCCCCAGCGCCGCGCAAAGCCAAGGTAGAGGGAAGTAGACACAAATTCCTCGCGCGAGATCAGGTCGGCCAGGTTGCAGCTCACCCCCGGCTTGGCCCGCACCGCATCAGCCAAGAAGTCCAAGGCCTGATATTCTGCCAGATACTCGTCCATCATGGTCCGGGGCTGACGGAACAGATACACGTCCAACAAGGCATTGGGCACCCCTGAGCCTCGCCCCCACATGGCGCTGTCGAAGGGGATGACCCCCCGCAGCGCTTCCAGCGCCGTCTCCTGGAAGCGCTCCATTGGCCACTGATGGGCGCCCTGGTACAAACAGTGGACGAGGGCGTTGAGGCCGCGCTCCAAGAGAGTCCCTTCGCCAGTTTTCTTTTTCATAGCGGCTGGCTTATTCCAATTCCAAATAAAAAATGCGTCATTACCACCCCCCGACCGGCTTCGCCCTCCTCGCTACGCTCTCCCCACGCATGGGGGAGGGGAGTTAAACTCTAGTTTGCCAAATAATGCGCGAAGGCGGCGAAACTACTTGGCATTCCGGTCAAAACGCTGCAGTACCTACTTCCTGCCTGAAAAACTACGCACTATTTACCGGCCTCCTCAGTAAGCCTTGCGCGGCAACATTCCGCAAGCGGATTTTCTACGGCTTGTCCTGCAATTGGGCTTGTGCGATGCACACTCGAGCCAACACCGAGTAACATGACAGCGCCGCCGCCTTGGTTTTAGGGCTCCATACTATTTTTCAACGGTTGTCAGCATCACGCATAGCGTCATCGGGTTAATGGGCGATTCCAGAAAGCCGCGCGATAAATAGAATCGTTTTGCTGGCTCAGAGCGCGCGTGAACGAGCAGCGCCGCCACACCCGCAATCGTTGACGCTTGCAGGGCCCGAAGCAGTGCGTCCCGCAACAGGGCGCTGCCAAGGCCACGATTATGATAATCCTTGTGCACAGCCAACCGTCCCGGCACTAAAACGGGCACGGGGTCGGGCATATTCCGCCGCATGGCCTTGGGTGCTTCTTTGTGGCCGATAGCCCCCGCCGATAAACAGTAATAGCCAATCACTGCTTTACCATGACACACAACATAGGTGCGCGATGCACCAGAGCGGTTGTTTCGTATGGCTCGTTTTTTCAGCCATTCATTGAGTCCTGCTTCCCCGCAATCAAACATTTCGAGATTGTGGTCTTCCGAAAGCGGGACGGGCGCCGATAACGTGCCCGCTGTCATTCCCACGGTGCTTTCGTGGTGAGCAGCCGGCGTAACCTGTCCGTTTGTGTAGGCGGGTTGTCCAACATCTCCTGAAACTGAGCGAAAACATCGGCATCAAGCGCAAAATATGTCTGGTCAAGCAGTACGTCTTCTGCTTCACGGCACGATGCTTCAAGCATGAAATCAGATCGGCTGCGGTTGAGACGTTCTGCGGCTTGGTCAATCAAATCGCGTTGCTGCGCTTTTGCACGGATGCTGATAGTGACGGGGTGATGTTTCTGTGCTTGCCTGTGTCTCATTGTGGCGCCTCCTATTGTAGGCAAATAATAATACATTATTGTATTGAACATTATAATACATACTTTACAGCACCGTAGTGCAATTCTTAATCTTGAAAAGCCAAGTGAGCAATCGTTGGGGTGATTACATCAGTCACTTTCCCTCTTCAGTCTGCGGGTCAGCCTATGTCGGTAAATTTTACATCTACTGCCCCTACATTCTATCCGGGCGTTGAGGCATTTGCCTCACATAGCCCGCTCGTCTGCGCGTTGCCCCTAATTCCAATCTGTCTGCGTGCCACGCACAGGTGGTTTGCTTTCGCTCGGGAATGACGACTCCTACCACCCCGCTTACATTGCTGGATCAGACCACCGCCACCCACGTATGGAGCCGGATTGTACCCTGCGCTGTTTGTCGAGAAATTTTACAACTACTCCCTGTCATAGTCCTATCTTACTGAATAAATTATAATTTTTTTGCGGGCATGGTTTGTGCATTTCCCCTTTATATAAATTAGTCAAGGACACGCTACGCGGGTTGCCTGTGGGTAATATTTAACTGGGAGAGTACGTCATGAAGAACCGGAGCTTAAACCGCCAAAAACGGATCTGCCTGTCGATCCTGGCCGCGGCCGGCGTGATTGCTGCGTTGGCTGTGCCACCGCAGGCATCGGCGGCCAGTTGCACCTGGAACCCGGCGACCGGTAACTGGAGCACCGCCAGTGATTGGTCATGCGGCATCGTGCCCGCCAGTACCGACACCGCAAACATCGGTGCCAGCAAAGTGGTCACCATTACGTCCGGCCAATCGATCTTGACGCTCGGCAACAGCGGCGGCGTCAACATCGACGCCTTCGGCCTGAATTTGGTGGGCGGTGGCAGCACCGTCAACACCGGCACTATCAACGTCGGTGGCGCCAGCACCGCCAACCTGGGTGTCTCGGCCGGGCACAACATCAACAACGCCGGCGGCGTCATCAACATCGCCGTCGGCAGTGTCGTCAACCAGTTTGGTAGCACGATTACAGGCGGCACCATCAACACCACGGGAACCGGCGCGCTGGTTGCGTTCAACAGCTCCAGCAACTTCCTCAACGGCGTCACCCTCAACGGCAGTCTTGATCTAGCCACCAACACCGGGATTGAGCGTGTCAGCAGTGGCCTCACCCTTAACGGCGCCATCAACGTCAACAACAACAGCATCCTGGCATTCGAGGGCGATCAGACGGTCAGCGGCACGGGCACGATCACCCTCGGCAACACCGGGGGCGGCAACCGCGTGAACCTCGAAGCGGGGAATCTGGTGCTGGGTTCCGGCATTACCCTGCATGGACAGAACGGCACCATCGGCAATCAGAGTTTCATCGGCGGTCCCGCCACCCTGACCAACAACGGCACCATCTCTGCCGATGTCTCAGGGGGTCTGATTACGCTTGCCGTGAATGGACTCACCACCAACAATGCCACATTATCAGCGCAGAATGGCGGCACGCTGCAATTGAACAGCGCCGTGACCAACGCGGGCAGCGGCCACATTGATGCGATAGGTGCGGGCAGTCAGGTGGTGCAGAATGGGGTAACCGTCAGCGGCGGCGCGATCAACACCACCGGCGGCGGGGTTCTGGCGCCGACAAACAACGGCAACAACTTCCTCAACAGCGCCACCCTCAACGGCACGCTCGACCTTGCCACTGGCACCGGGATAGAGCGGTTGGGCGGCAGTGGGCTGACCATGGTGAGTGGCAGCGCCATCAACATCAACGGCAATAGCATCCTGACCCTGGAAGGCAGTGCCGGTTTGAGCGGCACGGGTGCCATCGTTCTCGGCGCGACCGGGGGCAGCAACCGCATCAATCTTGAGAATATCGGCACCAGTACCATCGCTACCGGAATACTCATTCATGGGCAGAACGGTACCATTGGTCAACAGTCCTTTATTGGCGGCGCGCCGCATGACCTGGTCAACAACGGCACCATCTCGGCCGATGTCGCGGGCGGCACGATCAATCTGACTCCGAATGGCGGCACGACCAATAACGGGACGCTGTCTGCCCAAAGCGGCGGGACGTTGCTGTTGAGTACGAACGTGGTTGGTAATGTCGGCAGTCAGATCATCGCGGGCGCGGGCAGCGCAGTCGTTCAAAATGGTGTCACTATCAGCGGTGTTATCAATACTTCAGGCACGGGCAGTTTTAACGCCACTAACAGCGGCGGCAACTTTCTCGATGGTGTCACTTTCAGCGGCACCCTCGATCTAGCCACCGCCACAGGTGAAGAGCAGGTCAAGAACGGCCTCACCCTTAACGGCGCCATCAACGTCAACAACAACAGCATCCTGGCATTCGAAGGCAATCAGACGGTCAGCGGCACGGGCACCATCAGGGCAGAACGGCACCATCGGCAATCAGAGTTTCAGCGGCGGTCCCGCCACCCTGACCAACAACGGCACCATCTCGGCTGACGTCTCGGGTGGAACGGTTAATCTCGCGGTAAATGGCCTCACCACCAACAACGGCACGCTGGCAGCGCAAAACGGCGGCACGCTACTGCTCAGCAGCAATGTCGCGGGCAGTGTCACCGGGCAGATCGCCGCCGGCGCGGGCAGCCTCGTGTTACAAAATGGCGTGACCGTGAGCGGTGTCATCAACACCTCCGGCACCGGACGCTTTGCAGCATCCAACAGCGGCGGCAATTTCTTAAGCGGGGTAACTTTGGGCGGCACCCTCGATCTAGCCACCGCCACAGGTGAAGAGCAGGTCAAGAACGGCCTCACCCTTAACGGCGCCATCAACGTCAACAACAACAGCATCCTGGCATTCGAAGGCAATCAGACGGTCAGCGGCACGGGCACCATCAGGGCAGAACGGCACCATCGGCAATCAGAGCTTTATTGGTGGTGCGGCCACGCTGACCAACAACGGCACCATCTCGGCTGACGTCTCGGGTGGAACGGTCAATCTTGCGGTGAATGGTCTCACCACCAACAATGCCACACTGTCTGCTCAAAACGGCGGCACCTTGCAGTTGAGTAGTGCGGTCACCAACGCCGGCAGCGGCCACATCGACGCCACCGGTGCGGGGAGTAGTGTCGTCCAAAACGGCGTAACGATTACCGGTGGGACGATCAACACCACCGGCGGCGGGGTTCTGGCGCCGACAAACAACGGAAACAATTTTCTGAACGGCGTAACGGTCAACGGCACCATCGATCTCGCTACGGCCACCGCTATTGAGCGCATCGGCGGAGGAACGACGATTAATACGGGCGGTGCGTTCAACATCAACAACAACAGCATCTTGTCTTTCCAAGGGACGCAAAGCATCGGCACCACGGGTATAGGCAACATCGTGCTGGGCAACACCGGAAGCAGTAACCGCATCGCCATTGAAGGCGGTACGACCCTGACGGTCGATCCAGGTGTCATCATTCACGGTCAAAACGGGACGATTGGCAGTCAAATCTTTGCCGGCGGTGCGGCCGATCTAATCAACAATGGCACGATTGCCACGGATGTCAATGGCGGATTGATCACGATTGCGCCGAACGGTAACCTTACCAACAGTGGGACACTACGCGCGGCGAATGGAGGAACGCTGACCGTCTCACCGGCGGTCGCCTTCACCAATTTGTCGGGCACGACCCTCACTGGCGGCGCTTATGAAGTGATTGCGGGCGGCGGAACTTCGAATCTGCGCCTGCCCAATGCCAACATCGTCACTAACGCGGCGACGATCCTGCTCGACGGCGCGAACTCCAATCTGCTTAACAACAACACGAGCGGCGATGCGCTGGCCAGTCTGGCCACCAACGCAACCACGACGACGCCCGGTAATTTTACGATCCAGAACGGACGCAACTTCACCACCGCCAGCGCCTTTATTAATAACGCGTTGGGCGTGGTCACTGTCGGCAACAGCAGCACATTTAATTCGACCGGTGCATTCACCAACAGCGGCACACTGGCCATGCGCGGCGGCACGTTCGACGCACCTGCCAGCTTGATAAACTCCGGCGTGGTCAACGGCAGCGGCATAGTCAATCCCAATATTCAGAATACCGGCACTGTCCAGGCCTTCGGCGGCACGTTGACCGCGACCAATGGCATCACGGGCGCCGCCGGCGCCGTGCAAAGCGATGCCGGCGGCGCCTTGGCGATTGGCGCCGCAAGCACGGCGGGTACCTTGACCAACAACGGTAATCTCGCACTCGGTACCAACAACATTACGGTGTCAAACGCTTATAACAATGCAAACTTCGGCTCAGGGAACAGCTTCAACAATCGCGCTAATGTCACCGGCGCCGGCCAGATTCTGGCGGCGGGGTTGAGCCCCAGCACCGCCCAGACACTCTCGGGCAATATTGTACCCACGCCCACCAGTGGCAATGCGACGATGAATTTCGGCAACATTCACGTCGGCAGCTCAAGCACGCTTAATTACCAGATTGGCAACGCCAATACGGGTGGCCCGGATCTGCTCGGCGCGATCCAGACCACGGTCAATGGCGGCAACATTACCGATGCGCGCCTGTCGGGAGCGGGCGTGACAGCCTCGAATTGGGGGCCAGTCGCCGCCGGTGGTAATACTGGCAATTTAGGCGTCACGTTCAGTGCGGCCAGCGGCGGCGCGCTGACCGGTCAGCAAGTGCACATCCGCAACAACTTCGACAATACCAACGCGCAGAACCTGACGATCACCGGCGCGGCTTATAACCTCGCTGCGGGCAATACCACGCCTTCACCGGTGGTGTTTGGCAATGCCCATGTGGGTGACGTACTTACTCAGGGACTCACGGTAAGCAACACCGCCCCGGCGGGCGCCTTTACCGAGGGGCTCAACGCAAGCTTCGGGTCCAATACCGGCAACGCCGGTAACAACGCTGGTTCGGTCAGCCTGCTCGCGGGCGGGGCTTCCAACAATACCAATCTGTCGGCCACGCTTGACACCACGGCAGCGGGCGCGCGTAGCGGTACAGTGACGGTGAACTACGTCTCCGACGGCGCCGGCGCCAGCGGCCTGGGAACGACCAGCGTGGGCTCGCAGACGATTAACGTCTCAGGCAATGTCTATCGCCTGGCGCAAGCGAACAGCATCGCCCCGATCAACTTCGGCAATGTGCTGGTGGGCTCGTCGCAGACCCAGACCGTGTCCATCAGCAACCTAGCCACTGCCGATGGCTTCTCGGAAGCGTTGAACGCCGCGTTCGGCGCCATCGGCGGGGCGAATCCGGGCCAATTTTCGGCTGCAGGCTTCATCAACCAATTAGCGGCGGGCGCAAACAACAATGCCAATATGATTGTGACGCTAAATACCAGCAGCGCCGGCGCCTATTCGGCCAACGTGCAGATCCTGCTCAACTCCGATGGAACCGGCACGAGTGGTTTGGGCATTGCTGCGCTTCCCACTCAAGTCATCAACCTGGATGGCCTGGTCACCGGCACGGTGGGCAACCTTGCCCAGGCCGGCCCCCATTCGCCGGAGCCGGTTAACTTTGGCAATGTGCGCGTTGGCACAGTCGTGCCCACACAAGCCTTATCCATCAGCAACACAGCCAGCGGTCCGGCAGAGGGCTTGAATGGCTCAATCAGCACGGGTAGCGCGGGCCTCACCGCAGCTGGCTCCTTTACCGGTCTTGCAGCAGGCGCCACCGACAACTCCAGCCTGCTCGTCGGCATCAATACCACGACTGCCGGGTCGCGCAATGGCACAGCCACCATCGCGCTCGCCTCGGATGGCACGTTTAACAACGGCACACAAACCACGCTGTCTTCACAAACGGTGAACGTGACGGGTGGGGTGTTCCAGGTGGCGCAGCCGACCGTGCCCGCGAACGTGAATCTGGGCAATGTGCGTATCGGCGGCAGCCCGACTCAGGCTATTACCATAGGTAACACCAATATCTCGCCTGCGGGATTCCAGGAAGGACTGAACGCAAGTGTAGGCGGCGCCTCCGGCGGAGCAACCGGCACGGGCTCCATTACTAATCTTGCCGCGGGCAGCACCAGCAACGCCATTAACGTGGGTCTGAACGTCGGCGGGGCGGGTGCGCAGTCCGGGGTGGTGACGCTGAATCTCGCGTCGAACGGCACCGTGAGCGGCCTTAGCGACCTTGCACTGGCGAATGCGAATGTCAATGTGCAGGCCACCGGGTATCGCTTAGCCGATCCGGTTATTAACACCGGCTCGATCACCCTTGCCGCGCGCGTCGGTGACGCCAGCCCATCCGCGGGCATCAGCGTGACCAATACCTCGCCCGATAGTTTTACCGAGGGCTTGAACGTCACCCGCGGCAGCACTACACCGGCAGACTTCACGTCTTCTGGCAGCATTAGCAACTTAGCGGCCGGCGCCACCGATAGCAGCGCCATCCAGGTCGCCTTAAATACCAGCACAGCGGGCACTTTCACCGGAACCCAGGGGCTGAACTTCGTCTCCACCGGTGCGGGCACCACCGGCGCAGCGGATATTTCCGTGGGAACCGGCAACGTTAACTTAAACGGTAAAGTGTATACCCCCGCCCAAGCCAGTGCCGGCACAACCAGCATCAACTTTGGCATTGTTCATGTGGGCGATGTGGTAGCGGCACAAACGGTGTCTCTGGCCAACAGCGCCCCGGCCACGGCCTTGAACGACACGCTCAGCGGCAGCTTAGGCGGCGCATCCGCGCCGTTCTCGGCCAGCGGCAGTGTCAGCGGGCTGACCGCCGGAGGACCGGCCGATACCACCAGTCTGCAAGTCGGCTTGAGCACCTCTACCGCCGGCATATTCACGGACAACGGCATCCTCATGCTGGCCAGCCAGAATCCCGACATGCCCGACCTGGCGCTGGCTGACGTGTCTATAGACCTGAATGCGCAGGTCAACAACTATGCCGATGCAGCGCTACGCAAGAACTCCGGCGGCGGCTCATTTACAGGCGGCGGCAATCTGTTTGTCCTGGATTTCGGCACGGTGGTGTTTGGATCGGGTGCAATCGCATCTATTCTGGAGGCGTTCAACTCGGCCTTCGGCCCCGCGGATTTACTTGACGGGATATTTAGTTTTCTCGATACGCAGGACTTCACGTACAGCGGGTTCGGTTCCTTCAGCAATCTTGCTGCCGGGCAAGGAAATGGCGGCATGAGTGTCGGCTTCAATCCCACGGCGCTAGGCTCGTTCAGCGATGACATTCAACTCGCGTCGCTGGGGCACAATGCGAGTGGCTATAGCGACGCCCTGCAGGACATCCAACTGCGTGTTCAAGGCAATGTCGTCGCCGGCTCGCCGGGAACAGTCCCCGAACCCGGTACTTGGGCACTGCTGGCGCTGGGCTGTTTCATGCTCACGCTCATGCGGATGCGCCGTGGGGTGAGATAATTTCATTTCGCAGTCAAAAACGATTAGAATTAAAGCGAATTGAGAAAATAAAAACATGCTTAAAAAAGGGGAATTTTGGATTTTGACCGCGGCAGCGCTGCTTCTGCTGGCGCTGATCCTGGTCAACATGGGACTGTTTATGAGCAACCGCTCGGCACAAGCCGACGTGAATACGCGCAACCAATACTTGCAGCAAAGCCTCCAACTGGAGGGCTTGTATCGCGAGATGGTCAAGGCTCTGGCCGATCTGTCGGCGCGTAACCAGGATACACAACTCAAGGACTTGCTGGCGAAGCAAGGGATCACCTTCACTGTGAATCCACCGGCAGCGGCCGGCAGTACCACCCCTGCCGCAGGAAAAAGCGAACCGCAACCGGTATCAGGCGCCGTGACGCCCAAGGACAACAAGCCATAATGGAACCCGGCTTCGAAGAACCGGCTCGTAACGAAAGCAAAGCGCACAGCCCCCTTGTCCCGTTGCTCTTGCTTTTGCTCGCACTGTTGGTGTGGATAGCATTTCAAACCACCCAATTACTCTCTGAGCGAGGGAATCTGAAGGCGATGGAAGCCAATCAGGAAGCGCAAGTCCAGCAATCCCAAAAACTGCGCGCGGCGCTGGATGCGCTCGCCGCAGACACCGCCAAACTCGCGGAGCAAGGCAACCCGAACGCCAAGCTCTTGGTGGAGGAGTTGCGCAAGCGCGGTGTCACCATCAATTCCAATGCGGCAAAGCCCGCCGGAAAGTGATCTCAACAAATAGCCTGGATGCAACGCAGCAGCACCCCCCCTTGAGGGTAGGGTGATCAATCAGGATTTTGACTCCCGGATTTCATTTCATTCCCATTTCATTCCATCCGAGCTACGCTCGCTTGAGTGTAATAGTGCAGTAGGCTGGTTGAGGAACGAAACCCAGCGATAACCATCACGATCGCAAAAATGCTGGGTTTATCAAC
Above is a genomic segment from Gammaproteobacteria bacterium containing:
- a CDS encoding choice-of-anchor D domain-containing protein, encoding MNGLTTNNATLSAQNGGTLQLSSAVTNAGSGHIDATGAGSSVVQNGVTITGGTINTTGGGVLAPTNNGNNFLNGVTVNGTIDLATATAIERIGGGTTINTGGAFNINNNSILSFQGTQSIGTTGIGNIVLGNTGSSNRIAIEGGTTLTVDPGVIIHGQNGTIGSQIFAGGAADLINNGTIATDVNGGLITIAPNGNLTNSGTLRAANGGTLTVSPAVAFTNLSGTTLTGGAYEVIAGGGTSNLRLPNANIVTNAATILLDGANSNLLNNNTSGDALASLATNATTTTPGNFTIQNGRNFTTASAFINNALGVVTVGNSSTFNSTGAFTNSGTLAMRGGTFDAPASLINSGVVNGSGIVNPNIQNTGTVQAFGGTLTATNGITGAAGAVQSDAGGALAIGAASTAGTLTNNGNLALGTNNITVSNAYNNANFGSGNSFNNRANVTGAGQILAAGLSPSTAQTLSGNIVPTPTSGNATMNFGNIHVGSSSTLNYQIGNANTGGPDLLGAIQTTVNGGNITDARLSGAGVTASNWGPVAAGGNTGNLGVTFSAASGGALTGQQVHIRNNFDNTNAQNLTITGAAYNLAAGNTTPSPVVFGNAHVGDVLTQGLTVSNTAPAGAFTEGLNASFGSNTGNAGNNAGSVSLLAGGASNNTNLSATLDTTAAGARSGTVTVNYVSDGAGASGLGTTSVGSQTINVSGNVYRLAQANSIAPINFGNVLVGSSQTQTVSISNLATADGFSEALNAAFGAIGGANPGQFSAAGFINQLAAGANNNANMIVTLNTSSAGAYSANVQILLNSDGTGTSGLGIAALPTQVINLDGLVTGTVGNLAQAGPHSPEPVNFGNVRVGTVVPTQALSISNTASGPAEGLNGSISTGSAGLTAAGSFTGLAAGATDNSSLLVGINTTTAGSRNGTATIALASDGTFNNGTQTTLSSQTVNVTGGVFQVAQPTVPANVNLGNVRIGGSPTQAITIGNTNISPAGFQEGLNASVGGASGGATGTGSITNLAAGSTSNAINVGLNVGGAGAQSGVVTLNLASNGTVSGLSDLALANANVNVQATGYRLADPVINTGSITLAARVGDASPSAGISVTNTSPDSFTEGLNVTRGSTTPADFTSSGSISNLAAGATDSSAIQVALNTSTAGTFTGTQGLNFVSTGAGTTGAADISVGTGNVNLNGKVYTPAQASAGTTSINFGIVHVGDVVAAQTVSLANSAPATALNDTLSGSLGGASAPFSASGSVSGLTAGGPADTTSLQVGLSTSTAGIFTDNGILMLASQNPDMPDLALADVSIDLNAQVNNYADAALRKNSGGGSFTGGGNLFVLDFGTVVFGSGAIASILEAFNSAFGPADLLDGIFSFLDTQDFTYSGFGSFSNLAAGQGNGGMSVGFNPTALGSFSDDIQLASLGHNASGYSDALQDIQLRVQGNVVAGSPGTVPEPGTWALLALGCFMLTLMRMRRGVR